In Apium graveolens cultivar Ventura chromosome 10, ASM990537v1, whole genome shotgun sequence, the following are encoded in one genomic region:
- the LOC141689252 gene encoding tropinone reductase homolog, with the protein MATTAVGIGGDKRWSLVGITALVTGGTRGIGQGIVEELAGFGASIYTCSRSQNDLDQRLEEWNSKGYTVAGSVCDLQLRSQREQLMKSVASAFGGKLNILVNNAGIIVVKETTEFTAEDFSSIMGTNFEASYHLCQLAHPLLKASGTGNIVFISSVAGVVALPTASIYSSSKGAINQLTKNLACEWAKDNIRVNGVAPWVIRTQLIEQIKEEDLQGMVSRTPLRRPGELNEVSSLVAFLCLPAASYITGQIICVDGGHTVCGY; encoded by the exons ATGGCTACGACAGCAGTAGGTATTGGTGGGGATAAAAGATGGTCTCTTGTCGGAATAACTGCTCTTGTTACCGGAGGTACCCGTGGCATAGG GCAGGGGATTGTGGAAGAGTTAGCAGGGTTTGGAGCATCTATTTATACATGTTCTCGTAGTCAAAATGATCTTGATCAACGTTTAGAAGAATGGAACAGCAAAGGCTACACGGTTGCAGGATCAGTCTGCGACCTACAATTACGATCCCAACGAGAGCAACTAATGAAATCTGTGGCATCTGCATTTGGCGGGAAGCTCAATATCCTT GTTAATAATGCTGGAATAATTGTGGTCAAAGAGACAACGGAATTCACTGCAGAAGATTTTTCCAGCATAATGGGTACCAACTTTGAGGCCTCTTATCATTTATGTCAGCTTGCACATCCATTACTAAAAGCATCAGGAACCGGGAATATTGTGTTCATTTCTTCAGTAGCGGGTGTTGTAGCTCTCCCAACTGCCTCTATCTATTCATCCTCTAAAG GAGCGATCAACCAGCTGACAAAAAATTTGGCATGTGAATGGGCAAAGGATAACATTCGTGTCAATGGTGTTGCGCCCTGGGTCATCAGAACTCAACTGATTGAACAGATCAAA GAGGAAGATCTACAGGGCATGGTCTCACGAACTCCACTTCGCCGCCCAGGAGAACTTAATGAGGTTTCTTCACTAGTGGCATTTCTTTGCCTTCCTGCAGCTTCATATATCACTGGTCAGATCATTTGCGTTGATGGTGGCCATACAGTCTGCGGTTATTAA